The Tachysurus vachellii isolate PV-2020 chromosome 15, HZAU_Pvac_v1, whole genome shotgun sequence nucleotide sequence gctatagaaaggaaatgatttgtGGAAGgaaggtctgtgctgaactcacgATGACTCATTAGTtactcaggagctctcggttgcattattataaactgttgtagaaatgacattatttacatttacactatctactgtagagtgtcacttaaatgaggatgagtttttccttttgctcattagggatagatacagtatatagtatttaaaattttaagttaatctttttgaaattaatttttaactttaattttatatatttattttttattgttatcctttcttcttcttcttcttcttcttcttcttcttataattattattattattattattattattattattattatgtatttctttttctgtttccatacttctgtaaagctgctttgagacaatgggaaattgttaaaagctcaaataaatacaaatacattgaattgaattgagttgaattgaattgaattagggggcacggtggcttagtggttagcacgttcgcctcacacctccagggtcggggttcgattcccccctccaccttgtgtgtgtggagtttgcatgttctccccgtgcctcgggggtttcctccaggtactccggtttccgcccccggtccaaagacatgcatggtaggttgattggcatctctggaaaattgtccctagtgtgtgattgcgtgagcgagtgtgtgtgtgtgtgtgtgtgtgccctgcgatgggttggcactccgtccagggtgtatcctgccttgatgcccgatgacgcctgagataggcacaggctccccgtgacccgaggtagttcggataagcggtagaagatgaatgaatgaatgaatgaattgaattaagggaggcacggtggcttagtggttagcacgttcgcctcacacctccagggtcggggtttgatgtgtggagtttgcatgttctccccgtgccttgggggtttcctccgggtactccggtttcctcccccggtccaaagacatgcatggtaagtcgattggcatctctggaaaattgtccgtagtgtgtgattgcgtgagcgagtgtgtgtgtgtgtgtgtgtgtgtgtgtgtgtgtgtgtgtgtgtgtgccctgtgatgggttggcactccgtccagggtgtatcctgccttgatgcccgatgacgcctgagataggcacaggctccccgtgacccgaggtagttcggataagcggtagaagatgaatgaatgaatgaatgaattgaattaaatttacaCTTGGTGTCACTGAGATGAGAATGGCTTcacttttcagtctggttcctctcaaggtttctcctcTCTGAGAGATTTTCTTTGGCTCCGTTGCTTCACGCTTGGTCattatataaatctaatatacgTGTAttctaaatttatatatttctgtaaagctgctttgagacaatattcattgttaaaagtgctatacaaacaaaatgtaattgtaCTTAATATAGGAGGACTAGTTTAAACGTTTGAATAGGTGTTGGAGTGGATGTGTGCATATTTTCACATCTACTCCACTGACAGGTTTTAAGTTGAATGGTTATACTAGACTACACAGCTGTTCTGTGAGAGGCACACCGTTCACACATTACCCTGTATACCTTTCGTACACACTGAGGATTAAAAGTCACATCCACTGGAGGAGAAGGTCAGAGGCGAATATTATAGTAGGCTTGTGGTGGCTCacgcggttaaggctctggattgttgatcggagaatcagggttcaagccccagcgccatcaatctgccactgttgggcccttgaccaaggcccttaaccttcactgcttcagtggtgctgtatcatggctgaccctttGCTTTGACCCCAACCTACAAAGTtaggatatgcgaagaaagactttcactgtgctctaatgtatctgtgacagaaataaaattgttagtttcactttaaaatgtgtgactgtttgacttaaagcaaaaactaCTCcctatatataactatattaaACCAGAAGTGTATCAAGAAGAATTTCCATTAGgttttgtagatttttattattattattatttttttatttaacacaaaccatatttcttttacaatttaaatttttattacatCATACACAAGTATCTAGCTATTTATTTAAGCACAGCTATTTGTGTTGGGGTTTATAAAACGTAATAAATCGTCTTGCTGAATTATTGCAGCCATCTTGTTATGTAAAGCTATGTAGGCTTTTCGTATCAGATCTCTTTATGACCAGAGTTCTGCTTTTTGTATTGTATGAAACGTTATTTTAAGTGTAAAGGTTGCATCAGTGTGATAGCTTGTGATAGGGGAACTATATTCGTAATGTAATGACTGTACGTAATCATGGCCACAGTCAGCAAAACTATTTCCTCATGTGCTTGGTTGTTTCTGTTCCTGCAGATCAACAAAGACAGATATTTCAGCCTGCTCCTGCAggtgtgaggaagtgtgtggtGGCGACCAACATCGCAGCAACATCGCTCACAGTTAACGGAGTCAGGTGAATCACTCTGTCACAGGGTGAGACGGAGATCTCCGCAAAGCCTTCGCAAATCGAATATGTGCGAGATGGGGAGggattgttaaaaataaagttggGATTGTTCTTAGAATGTGATTGTGGAACCTATCCaacttttgattttatttttttttttaaggtataTTGTTGATAGTGGATTCGTGAAACAGTTGAATCACAACTCACGAGTTGGCCTGGACATCCTTGATGTGGTGCCAATATCAAAGTGAGTAATGAACGAACATGAGTGCTGTATATGGAGTTCAAGCTATAAACAAGCACGTTGAGCtctactgttgtgttttttctatCTGAATTTCTTAATATTTTGGTGGTGTAACTGCAGAAGTGAGGCTCAGCAACGAGCTGGCAGAGCTGGAAGAACGTCACCAGGGATGTGCTTCAGAATCTACAATAAGGAATTTTGGGAGAATTGCATGCCTGAATATACCGTGCCAGAGATACAGAGAACTAGCCTCACTTCTGTCATCCTGACACTTAAGTGTCTTGGAGTTCATGATGTTATCAGGTATTGCTTGCTTTTGGGCTTTTAGTGTTAAAGAAGCTTGTAATTGTGTGTAGACacctttaactctgtgtgtgtgtgtgtgtaggtttccTTACTTAGATCGTCCTGAGGAGAGGTTTATCTTGGATGCGTTGAAGAAACTTTACCAGTTTGATGCAATTGACAGGTTGGTTTTGTTGTTACGTTTCTTAACGATGCTCTGTAGGTGGTATGCATGAAGGAACAAGTTATTGTTAGTTATTGTTATAGTTATTGTTATGCACTCAACATTAAAGTAATCACATAATTATGTGTAAGACATACGCAGTAAATGCATCATGTCCCTGCTCAGGATTACTGAAATTTTAGGTTTGGTAAACATTAAAGCTGATTTACACTTACTTTACAGAGTGGCgtcaattgttttgttttattaaccacACGACCAAACAAGTTTGAAACTTGGGGAAAGACGGGAAAACAAACATGGAGGATAAATTgcagatataaaatattttgtcttgTTCGTCAGCAAACATCAGGGGATTTATAACTTCTCAAACTGGAAATTTCTCATTGTCACTATGCCAAAGGTGCAACataactaaaaaataaacactttaggTTAACATCTCGGTTATCTTTGGCTATATACATGCAATTCACAGAAGCAgtctcttgtttttcttcttccaaaGATCCAGTGAAGGAAAACCTCCTTATTCTTCTTTGTTCAATTGTTATTACTGATGAATATAAAGCTAATCTAGAAAAACAAACTAGGCTAGTAATTTAGATGATTGGGAGCCCGGACCTGTAAGAAGTACGGACTATGAAAGCAGCTTAATTGTGTGTCACTTTCTTATGATTTCTAAAGGAAGGGTAATGTGACAAGTCTGGGTAGGATGATGGTAGAGTTTCCCCTTCCTCCCGGGCTTACGCGGGCACTGCTCAAATCTGCTGCTCTTGGCTGTGAGGACATCATGCTACCCGTGGCAGCCATGCTGTCAGTGGAAAACATCTTTATTCGACCAGGTAGCCACTTCAGCACCAGAACTCTTTCCTCGCTGATTACAACCTTTCTTATCACAGTgcatatacttttatttattacattctgTTTAAGGGCTTCCGGAAAAACAGAAGGAAGCCGAGATCATGCACAGAGAGCTAGCCGCTTGTGTAGGTAGCTGTAATGACTTCCTCATGCTCCTGTGCATCTTTGAGAAATGCAGAGCAAGGTAGGATTGTATACTCTGATCCAGTTTTTAACTGCAGCTAGCAAGTTGTATCATATTATTCATCTCCATTGGCTTGTATCTGCAGTGAAAATCCATCTACATGGAGTAAAGATCATTGGATCCATTGGCGAGCCCTGAAGTCAGCCTTTAGTGTCGAAACTCAACTCCGGGAAATCCTTCTCCGTCTAAAACAGGTAATCCTTTAATACAATGCGGAGCAACTTGTGGAGGAGGAATTTGTATGGTGGATTCTCCATATAAAAATCTTTAAGAATGTGTGGAGTTCATATGGTGATGgtttctgtgaggagatgtttatttcatgtttgtGGAAGGAGTTAACAGTGTCAAGACTTTACTAGTCTTCAGAGCAGGAGGATTtgtatttttcagttttctctGGTGAAAGCTACTAAATTGAAAGCTACTAAGAAAAGTCTGGTGGGGGAACCGTTTATAGTTGCTGTAAAAACTTGgatccacaacattaaatgtgaaTAGAAATGTGGATAAACTATGATATGGcaatatttcagaaatattCTTTCATATGCGTACACTTACACTGCTGTGTGTTGGGCTATATCACACCACCCCATCATTGTTTATTGTCCCGTGTTGCGTTTCTTACAACAGATGAATTCCACTTTTAACCTTCCTGTATTTGGTATAATTAAAGCAACCTGACATGGTACTGATTTATTAGGTGTAGATAAACAATTACAAGACATAAAAATCTacataaggccatccttaaaaatattcttgtttgccgtaacccgaccgaccctgtcaaattaggaccgactcaatttttttataatttttttttttgctttaagtccgaccgactcgccggttgtacatttttttccgaccattttaattttactcttcaaacaactaatacaaaagcaataaaataatattaacgggttcgggcaccataatacatctaaaaaattcattaaaacagcttgacaccgctttaacttggcaagaagttctggaaaaactgtgcccagcatcaaaataaggtttgcaatgatgcgcccgaaggcacagGTTGAAGACCCactcagtgacgtcacgatatgttaatttgtttaaagtcatacctacgtaatcaccatcaccaaaattgtacttttttttttttttacattgaaacttgaaaaaaaaaaatatatatagacctacctactgaccttttttttttttttttttttttttttaattataactgttactgcaaaccaaggATGGCCTAATATGGAAGGATGTGCAGTTCTGCCATCTGTATTGACTAAGTACAGGAGAAGATATTTGGAAATACTCCTGACCCAAACTCTCATAAGGTTACCTTCATATTTGTTAAGCACTGCTTCCTTGTCCTCCATGTTTGGCAGATTTCTCTGAAATTATTTCGAACACTTTGAAAGATTTTTATGAGTATGTTTTCAGCCCCATTCTCACCCACACATCCCCAAGCagatttttattgctttttgatTGCTTTAATTGTGTACTGTATAAGCATTGCATCCATTTCTGTCCCAGTCAAACTCCTAAACTACTCAAGAATGTGAGAATCGCGATAAGTTCATATTTTCTCCCAATATTCATTGTGTTGtccttatttgtttcttttagcAAAAAGATTTTCCGCAGGAAACATTTAAAGGCAGCAACAGTGAACTTCTGAGGCAGTGTCTCTGCCAAGGTTATTTTCCTAACGTTGCAAGAAGATCCGTTGGAAAGGCTTTCTGTACAATGGATGGACATGGCTCTACAGTTCATATTCATCCGTCATCATCTGTAAGGAATTTCACTAAACTGTCTTCTTAAGCActaattattgtcattgatgAATAAATGGTTGCATTTATGTCTTTTTCAGCTTTTTGGGCAGGAGGCACAGTTAGATTGGATTATTTTCCATGATGTCTTGGTGACATCACGGGTTTATGTGAGAACTGTATGCCCAATCCGGTATGACTGGGTGAAAGACCTGCTGCCAAAGCTGCATGAGATCGATGTTTATGATCTGAGCAGCGTCGCTCGGGAGGAAGTAACTGATGAAGAAATGGCACGttgggaaaagaaaagagaagcaaaaaaacaaatgggtatgttatatacaaacatacattataTGTACAAAGGTTTGTGaacacctgactatcacacccatTTGTTTTGTAATAACCTCCACACTTCTGGAAAGACTTGCCGTTAAATTTTCTAATGTGGCTGTGGGGAATTTACAGTTAAGTCACAAGAGCACTATTTAGGTCAGACTCTGATGCTGGGTGAGGAGATCTGGGGTGCAgttagtgttccagttcatcccaaaagtgttcacTGGGGTTCAAGTCGGATTCTGTAAGGGAAACTCAATCATGGCcttcactttgtgcacaggggcaatGGCATGCTGGAACACATGTAGGCCTCTTAGATTCACTGAAGGGAAATGTAATACTACAGCATTCAAGGACGTTCGAGACAATTTTGGGCTTCCAACATTGTAGCAACacggatgtgatggtcaggtgtccacaatgttttggtcatatagtatatattaaaTCTTAGAGTTCCATGTATAAGTGCAAGTCAAGCAGTATACAGTTATGTCCTTGTTTTTGGTGCATAAACCATGACCTGTGTCGCATCCATGATTTCATTACCTGCTTTTATGATTGTATGTTTGATTTCATTTAACAGAGGCCATTGAAGATGCATCAAAAAAACTTGAGAAGAGAAACGATGAAAGTTCAATCACAGAGGCTCGTGCTCGATATTTACAACGAAAACAGAATCGACTACAGACAAAACATTCCTGAAAAGtgaaaactgatttttttattaaagaattttgATGTTCTTTTAGCTACCACCAAAAGATCACTGTGATATtcaaaatgtgtaataaataattgttgtttttttttagaaactgtACATGTTTTAAATAGTGCTTGTACATTatgtaatgaaatatataataaaatgacagGATCCCTGATCAGATCCTGAACTCAGGTTTGCTGTCTTTGTAGAGTTTCACATGATTTCCTAGTGGCTATCCTCCTcatagaaagtgtgtgtgtatatgtgtgtgtgtatgtgaaagtgacgtgacttACAGcgaagtatggtgacccatactcagaatttgttctctgtgtttaacccatccaaacacacacagcagtgaacacacacacactgtgaatacacacccggagcagtgggcagccatttatactgtggcgcccggggagcagttgggggagtttcggtgccttgctcaagggcacctcagtcgtggccggcccgagactcgaacccacaaccttagggttaggagtcagactctctaaccattaagccacgacttccccatgtatttgtgtaaatgtatgtgtatatatgtgtgtgtatatgtatatatatgtgtgtgtatgtgtataggtaaatgtttgtgtgtgtatatgtgtataggtaatgtttaatcagaatcagaatcagaaagagatttattgccaggcatgttttcacatgcgaggaatttgttttagtgacagaagctccacagtgtaacagaatgacatatactaTATAGacaaattgtatgtacacatgtacaggtttgaaatgtgcaattgaaatatacatatacaaatataggcaatttgtatgtacaaatgtgcaagtgtgaaaaatgtgcaattgaagtatacaatatatgcaatttgtatgtacagatgtgcaagtatgaaatgtgcaattgaagtgTACACAgtacaaatgtgcaagtgtgaaatgtgcaatggagtgttgtgtgttccatgtgtgttaagtgttcatcagatggattgcctgagggaagaaactgttcctatgtctggtcgttctggtgctcagggctctgtagcgtcgaccagatggcaacagttcaaagagtgagtgtgctggatgtgaggggtccagagtgattgactttgcccttttgctgACTCTGggaagtacagatcttggagagtggggagagttgtgccaatgattcgctcagcagtccggactaccctctgtagtcttctgaggtcagatttggtgGCTGaactgaaccaaacagtaattgaggtgcagaggatggattcaatgatgGCAGAGTAGAATTGTATCAGAAGATCCTGTgtcaggttgaacttcctcagctggcgaaggaagtacaacctctgctaggcctttttcacaatggagtctatgtgaatgtcccacttcaggtcctgggagattgtggttcccaggaatctgaatgactccactgctgtgacAATGCCGTCCATGATGGtaagtggggggagagcaggggttttttcctgaagtccactatcatctccactgtcttgagcgtgtacagctccaggttgttaaggctgcaccagacagccagccctTTAatctccagtctgtaagcagactcgtcaccctcctggatgaggccgatcagtgtggtgtcgtctgcaaacttcaggagcttgaccgaggggtcattagaggtgcagtcatttgtgtacagggagaagagcagtggggagaggggACAGCCCTGGAGGacgccagtgctgatggtgcgagtgctggatttgagttttcaAAGTCGCaatagctgctgcctgtctgtcagaaagctggtgatccactgacagactgaggagggcacagagagctgggttaatttgggctggaggagtgatgggatgatggtgttgaaagcagagctgaagtccacaaacataagtccctggtctgtccagatgctgcagaacataatgcagtcccatattgactgcatcattcacagagcTGTTcgctctgtaggcaaactgcagagggttcAGTAAGGGTCCGGTGATGTCCTTTAGATAAGCcaaaaccagtctttcaaatgatttcatgaccacagatgttagAGCCACAAGTCTGTAgtcattaaatcattaattgtgtgtgtatgtgtataggtatatgtttaagtgtgtgtgtgtgtgtgtatatgtgtgtatatatgtatatgtgtgtgcccCTGTAACTGAGTGGTTCCCATCCCGGGGTGAATTCTCTTGCCTTGAGCTCAATAATATTCCCAAGATAAGATCCTAAACCCACTCCCACTCTGTCAGGATCAAGTGACGAATTAATCACGATTATAATCTCTTCGACTTGTTTAACCAAACGTTTTATTGTAGAAtgttgattaaaaacaaaacaaatccgcACCAATATAAACGACACTagattaaagtgttttattatctCATTTCAAATCCCTAATCGTACCTGAGAATTTATCTGAATCAGGGTTTACGCCCATGATCGTGTACTTGTGCACTAAACAGTACTTGTGCACTAAACAGCACTAACGGCTAAAACAGACACTCACGCGCTCTTTAGTGCGCTAGTACGACTCGCTTCGCCGGAAGTGACGTGCACGTAATCCGCTGAAtgatgtggcaaaaaaaaataaacgagCGATTTAATGAAATACGCGACGTTTAAAAGAAGTCGTGTTTAAAAACGTCACGAGTCGTTTTTAAACACGTggatcgttaaaaaaaaaaacaccggcTGCTTTTCGAGGCTCTACAAAATGGTTGGACGTTTTGTGTCCTTCGTCGTGTTGACGCTTCCGTGTTGAGGCTCTTCTGCGTTTCCGCCGCCATTGCGGGTTTCAGCTCTGGGGCCGCTGATTTCCGTCTCAAGCAGTGGAGGAAAAAATTCAGTCATCTTCGGGACAAAACCGGCGCCGTTCGTATAACACCTCGAAACAACATTCATCACTTTCGAGTTTTTATCCCTTCTCTATTCGGCTCgttgtttctgttttaaattcaGTGGCATTTCATTGCGGTGTCCGTGGAGGAGGTCGTAGTTAGcagttagcttagcatagctaTCTGGCCGGTGGAGCAGAAACCTAACCATGGCTCAGATCCTGCCTATTCGCTTTCAGGAGCACCTCCAGGTAAGATCCAGACACGATTATACATCATAACAGcgaatgtatatttaaaaaaaaatcacgatTCGGTTTTTAAAACTTCGAATGAGCCGATTTGAGTTTGTTAGCCGTTAGCATACGCTATGCTAGCGGCGCTATGCTAGCTTGAAGGCTCGAGCCGAATGAATGACCTCCTATAGGTTTAACTTCATCCCTGCGGTTATTGAGTggaaaaataatgaagaaataaaacgaATAAAGACGTAAAACGGTTTGGATTATACGTGCGATATGTTTTATTATCTTAAACTGTTGTATTTAGATTAaacagagctaaaaaaaaaaaaaaagcagcgcTGGATCagctgactagctaaattattGACTCAGAAACTAACctggggaaaaaatataaatatgtataatatataagcCATCGGCCCAGGCGTCCTGAGCACCACCGCTgtcaagggggaaaaaataagccCTTTACGCTCGATGGTGCTtgtttttgattcatttttatgcGTGTTGTACATTTGTTCGTTATCGTTTGTCGCTTCATGTCGAGTTAGAAATGTGACGAGCTGTAAAAGGCTGTGATGTTTTAGTGCTTTTATACTAAATAAACCTCAGGTGAACGTGTACCGAGGTGTGTGATAGTTTGTGTACAAGGAAGGAAGCTTCTTGTTTGgttcttataaaataaaaaggaattaaaaaaattttaataaaaaagtgtatgtgtgtgtatatatatgtgtgtatatatatatatattgtgtgtgtgtgtgtgtatgcatatatatatatatatatatatatatatatatatatatatatatatatatatatatatatatatatatatatacacgaaGTTCTCAGGAAGTGAAGGTTTGCTGAGtttaaaacatgattttttgcatgcatatatatatatatatatatatatatatatatataactcagCAAACCTTCACTTCCTGAGAACTTCGTCAGGATTTCATTCCTGATTTCTTGGTAATTTGCAACTAAACAGATTTTTGCTGAGTGTTGAATGTCCGCAGGATTTCCTGTACATGCCACTGATCACCTCTGGCCTCTGTGGACTCTCAATCTTAatgcctttttttctctctctctctctctctctctctctctctctctctctctctctctctaccccccccccttccccctCCATCATCAGCTCCAGAACCTGGGAATTAACCCAGCTAATATTGGCTTCAGCACGCTTACTATGGAATCTGACAAGTTCATCTGCGTGCGAGAAAAGGTGGGCGAGCAGGCGCAGGTGGTCATCATCGACATGAGCGACCCCAATTCGCCCATCCGCAGGCCCATCTCGGCAGATAGCGCAATCATGAACCCAGCCAGCAAAGTGATTGCCCTCAAAGGTAAGACACATCTCCTGCCAGATTTGTAGGCGTTCAGCTTATCTTAAAAGTGTCTCGATAACGCGACTGCGTCATTATTTTTGGTCGCCTAATTTGTTACTATTAGCTTAGCATTCTTGTGTATCATGTTTTGTGTCTCCAGGTTACATAACGGATAAATATGTAcatagttatttatatatacacatatattgtatttaatgttCACACTTTTCCCAcatttatgttcatgttcactgCTATgcctgttttattttgtataaagtcTGCTCCTTGACACTTGCCTGCCACTTGCAGTAATTTGATGTTTAACAATAGTCATAAAGTACTCATTGGAAATGTCTTGCTGTCATAAAtgctttgtctgttttttgcttgtttttattcttcttttgttcCTTACTGCTTTCTTATGTTTGCAGACGGTGAGTTCAATTTCATCTATACTGAATTGTGCGGTTTTCTTGTGAACTGTGTGAGCTTTTCCACTAGCTAATGCATTGATGATTGGGTGGGATTGCAGGTTTCACAAACAGCAATGTGAAATCTTTTTCAGGActggaaatataaatatgtCGAGAATCTCAGTTTAGATGTAGGGAACCGCCGACTGAGATTTTGCGAATCAAATGTATTCAAGTGCTGAAATGCTGCACGTTACTCAGTCACTGATCATGACGTCTCGATTTTGTCATCAGTCACTCCAGTCTTGTACTGATTTTGCCATTGTGCTTGCAATACTTTAATCAAATAGGGATATTTTCAGCTGTTAATGAGGTGCTTGTGTAGGCTAAGTGTGAGAACAGAAAGGTGAAGTCATAGCTTTTGTTCTGCCTGAGAAACACTCAGTAACTGCTGTAGAGGCAACAGCTTGCACTCAATTCTTGATGATGCCAAGGTTCATGataaatggattttattttttatgccaTAAATCGAAGCCTAAATGCAAATACAATTGAGATAATGTCTTTATCAGTCTGGTTCGATTTAATACGTATGcgcatatattattttttttttgttcaggcCTAGTGTCATGAC carries:
- the dhx40 gene encoding probable ATP-dependent RNA helicase DHX40 — encoded protein: MPKPGESSCTGDMESKQLPIYQHRYELIEAVKENQFLVVTGETGSGKTTQLPQFLYQAGLCKDGKIGVTQPRRVAAITVAQRVSQEMAVSLGHQVGYQVRFDDCTTKDTLIKYMTDGCMLREILTDPSLSQYSVVILDEVHERSLNTDILLGLLKKTPSRGAHGRKLPLKVVVMSATLETNKLSGFLGDCPVFTIPGRTYPVKELFCNLIGPKDKDGSAYVKTVVKVALDVHTNEASGDILVFLTGQSEIEKACDMLFDKAESIDYRYDVNDRTVEGLLILPLYGSMPTDQQRQIFQPAPAGVRKCVVATNIAATSLTVNGVRYIVDSGFVKQLNHNSRVGLDILDVVPISKSEAQQRAGRAGRTSPGMCFRIYNKEFWENCMPEYTVPEIQRTSLTSVILTLKCLGVHDVIRFPYLDRPEERFILDALKKLYQFDAIDRKGNVTSLGRMMVEFPLPPGLTRALLKSAALGCEDIMLPVAAMLSVENIFIRPGLPEKQKEAEIMHRELAACVGSCNDFLMLLCIFEKCRASENPSTWSKDHWIHWRALKSAFSVETQLREILLRLKQQKDFPQETFKGSNSELLRQCLCQGYFPNVARRSVGKAFCTMDGHGSTVHIHPSSSLFGQEAQLDWIIFHDVLVTSRVYVRTVCPIRYDWVKDLLPKLHEIDVYDLSSVAREEVTDEEMARWEKKREAKKQMEAIEDASKKLEKRNDESSITEARARYLQRKQNRLQTKHS